In the Micromonospora narathiwatensis genome, one interval contains:
- a CDS encoding sugar transferase, translated as MRHVDSFEIQPPTSPSHNGVPRSAWARARRRVSRWHRPYIAILLLIDFGAAALASFLAIQIFEQAASGFRAQSWFYTVAFVLLPLGWLIILWGNRAYDRRYLGLGPDEFKRVIRAGVAVTATVSFIAFATKTYSLSRWTVGFALLGAMLLILLGRMVARLALHAIRRRAGHAGHRMVLVGTLPECLEVYIAVTRNPGAGLVPVAIHLTDGYAAARGIETPVPVYAGRDVLALVREVGGDTIAVCGSASAEPGELRRMAWQLEGSGVDLVVAPQLTDIAGPRVHIRPIEGLPLLHVEEPTLSGPALLVKNLMDRVAAGLGLVLLIPLFVAIAVAIRISDPGPVFFRQPRVGHEGRTFRVWKFRTMYVDAEERLAGLVDQNETDGMLFKIKQDPRVFPVGRFLRASSLDELPQLINVLWGEMSLVGPRPLPADDGDFLGDVRRRLLVRPGITGLWQVSGRSDLSWDEAVRLDLYYVDNWSLAYDLSILWRTVGVVLVRKGAY; from the coding sequence GTGCGGCACGTCGACAGCTTCGAGATCCAGCCGCCGACTTCGCCGTCTCACAACGGCGTACCCCGGTCGGCGTGGGCCCGCGCCCGCCGCCGGGTTTCCCGCTGGCACCGCCCCTACATCGCGATCCTGCTGCTGATCGACTTCGGCGCGGCGGCCCTGGCCAGCTTCCTGGCCATCCAGATCTTCGAGCAGGCCGCCTCGGGTTTCCGGGCCCAGTCGTGGTTCTACACGGTCGCGTTCGTGCTGCTGCCGCTCGGCTGGTTGATCATTCTGTGGGGCAACCGGGCGTACGACCGCCGCTATCTCGGTCTCGGACCCGACGAGTTCAAGCGGGTGATCCGGGCCGGCGTGGCGGTCACCGCCACCGTCTCCTTCATCGCCTTCGCGACGAAGACCTACTCGCTCTCCCGGTGGACGGTCGGCTTCGCCCTGCTCGGGGCGATGCTGTTGATCCTGCTCGGCCGGATGGTGGCCCGGCTCGCGCTGCACGCGATCCGGCGCCGGGCCGGGCACGCCGGTCACCGGATGGTGCTGGTCGGCACCCTGCCGGAGTGCCTGGAGGTCTACATCGCGGTCACCCGCAACCCCGGCGCCGGCCTGGTGCCGGTCGCCATCCACCTGACTGACGGGTACGCCGCCGCGCGCGGCATCGAGACCCCGGTGCCGGTCTACGCCGGCCGGGACGTGCTCGCCCTGGTCCGCGAGGTGGGCGGCGACACCATCGCGGTGTGCGGCTCGGCCAGCGCCGAGCCGGGCGAGCTGCGCCGGATGGCCTGGCAACTGGAGGGCTCCGGCGTCGACCTGGTCGTCGCGCCCCAGCTCACCGACATCGCCGGTCCCCGGGTGCACATCCGCCCGATCGAGGGCCTACCGCTGCTGCACGTCGAGGAGCCGACCCTGTCGGGCCCGGCGCTGCTGGTCAAGAACCTGATGGACCGGGTGGCCGCCGGGCTGGGCCTGGTGCTGCTGATCCCGCTCTTCGTCGCGATCGCGGTCGCCATCCGGATCTCCGACCCCGGGCCGGTCTTCTTCCGGCAGCCCCGGGTCGGCCACGAGGGGCGGACCTTCCGGGTCTGGAAGTTCCGCACCATGTACGTCGACGCCGAGGAGCGGCTGGCCGGCCTGGTCGACCAGAACGAGACCGACGGCATGCTGTTCAAGATCAAGCAGGATCCCCGGGTGTTCCCGGTGGGCCGTTTCCTGCGCGCCTCCTCGCTGGACGAGCTGCCCCAGCTGATCAACGTGCTCTGGGGCGAGATGTCGCTGGTCGGGCCGCGCCCGCTGCCCGCCGACGACGGTGACTTCCTCGGCGACGTACGCCGCCGGCTGCTGGTCCGGCCGGGCATCACCGGGCTCTGGCAGGTCTCCGGCCGCTCCGACCTCTCCTGGGACGAGGCGGTCCGGCTCGACCTCTACTACGTCGACAACTGGTCCCTCGCCTACGACCTGAGCATCCTGTGGCGGACCGTCGGGGTGGTGCTGGTCCGCAAGGGCGCGTACTGA
- a CDS encoding sensor histidine kinase — translation MGGNLSAFFGVVSLVTALAAALWAVLRLRARRGIATATQRATYEVLHTAGLAAEPLRAGLDAAGAAKAVRHLRALVGAAGLALTDREVLLALDGRGAHHGDQLLAAARRAVSSGRSTVLRDSELRCDLVDCPVRGAVVAPLSADGRLVGALVAVADGQPAPGLVQATLETAHWAGDQLALAELDSSRERLARAEVRALRAQISPHFIYNALTAIGSFVRTDPERARELILEFAEFTRYSFRAHGEFTTLAEELRSIDRYLTIERARFGERLQVRLQIAPEVLPVTLPFLCLQPLVENAVRHGLSRKPGTGMVSIEARDAGAECHITVEDDGVGMDPTTLAAGIAELAGIDPTDDPGQHVGLSNVDERLRSVFGDKFGLVVETGLGSGTKVSMRVPKFHPGVRVHS, via the coding sequence GTGGGTGGCAACCTGTCCGCTTTCTTCGGCGTCGTCTCGCTGGTCACCGCGCTCGCCGCGGCCCTCTGGGCGGTGCTGCGGCTGCGCGCCCGGCGGGGCATCGCCACGGCCACCCAGCGGGCCACGTACGAGGTGCTGCACACCGCCGGGCTGGCCGCCGAGCCGCTGCGGGCCGGACTGGACGCGGCGGGCGCGGCGAAGGCCGTACGCCATCTGCGGGCGCTGGTCGGCGCGGCCGGCCTGGCCCTGACCGACCGGGAGGTCCTGCTCGCCCTCGACGGGCGCGGCGCGCACCACGGCGACCAGCTCCTCGCGGCGGCCCGGCGGGCGGTCAGCAGCGGCCGGTCGACGGTGCTGCGCGACTCGGAACTGCGCTGCGACCTGGTGGACTGCCCGGTCCGGGGCGCGGTGGTGGCACCGCTGAGCGCGGACGGCCGGCTGGTCGGGGCGCTGGTGGCGGTCGCCGACGGGCAGCCCGCGCCGGGTCTGGTGCAGGCGACCCTGGAGACCGCGCACTGGGCCGGCGACCAGCTCGCCCTCGCCGAGCTGGACTCGTCCAGGGAGCGCCTGGCCCGGGCCGAGGTACGCGCCCTGCGCGCCCAGATCAGCCCGCACTTCATCTACAACGCGCTGACCGCGATCGGCTCGTTCGTCCGGACCGACCCGGAGCGGGCCCGGGAGCTGATCCTGGAGTTCGCCGAGTTCACCCGCTACTCGTTCCGGGCGCACGGCGAGTTCACCACGCTCGCCGAGGAACTGCGTTCGATCGACCGGTACCTGACCATCGAGCGGGCCCGGTTCGGTGAGCGACTCCAGGTACGCCTCCAGATCGCCCCGGAGGTGCTGCCGGTGACCCTGCCGTTCCTCTGCCTCCAGCCGCTGGTGGAGAACGCGGTCCGGCACGGGTTGTCCCGCAAGCCGGGCACCGGCATGGTGAGCATCGAGGCCCGGGACGCGGGCGCGGAGTGCCACATCACGGTGGAGGACGACGGAGTGGGGATGGATCCGACGACGCTGGCCGCCGGCATCGCCGAGCTGGCCGGCATCGACCCGACCGACGACCCGGGCCAGCACGTCGGCCTCTCGAACGTCGACGAACGGCTCCGGTCGGTCTTCGGGGACAAGTTCGGCCTGGTCGTCGAGACCGGCCTGGGCTCCGGTACGAAGGTGAGCATGCGGGTGCCGAAGTTCCACCCCGGCGTACGGGTCCACTCGTGA
- a CDS encoding LytR/AlgR family response regulator transcription factor — MNASGFLRVLAVDDEPPALDELAYHLRADPRVARLHTAGDATEALRVLRDGDVDVVFLDIRMPGLDGMELARVLRRFARPPAIVFVTAYDDGAVDAFDLGATDYVRKPVRAERLAESLRRVIGSRVLPSHPAALARAEEDPTIPIELAGTTRMLPRSAVRWVEAQGDYARLHTADASHLVRVSLATLAERWGDAGFVRIHRSYLVQLRLIAELRLVNSGYVVVVDGTELPVSRRHTRELKDKLVRAAKQDWNR, encoded by the coding sequence GTGAACGCTTCCGGTTTCCTCCGGGTGCTGGCGGTGGACGACGAGCCGCCGGCGCTGGACGAGCTGGCGTACCACCTGCGGGCCGACCCCCGGGTGGCCCGGCTGCACACGGCGGGCGACGCGACCGAGGCGCTGCGGGTGCTCCGCGACGGCGACGTGGACGTGGTCTTCCTGGACATCCGGATGCCCGGCCTGGACGGCATGGAGCTGGCCCGGGTGCTGCGGCGGTTCGCCCGGCCACCGGCGATCGTCTTCGTCACCGCGTACGACGACGGCGCGGTGGACGCCTTCGACCTGGGCGCGACCGACTACGTGCGCAAGCCGGTACGCGCCGAGCGGCTGGCCGAGTCGCTGCGCCGGGTGATCGGCTCCCGGGTGCTGCCCTCGCACCCGGCGGCGCTGGCCCGGGCGGAGGAGGATCCGACGATCCCGATCGAGCTGGCCGGCACGACCCGGATGCTGCCCCGCTCGGCGGTGCGCTGGGTGGAGGCGCAGGGCGACTACGCCCGGCTGCACACCGCCGACGCGTCGCACCTGGTCCGGGTCTCGCTGGCCACCCTCGCCGAGCGCTGGGGGGATGCGGGGTTCGTACGGATCCACCGGTCTTACCTGGTGCAGTTGCGGCTGATCGCCGAGCTGCGGCTGGTCAACTCCGGCTACGTGGTGGTGGTCGACGGTACGGAGCTGCCGGTGAGCCGCCGGCACACCCGGGAGCTGAAGGACAAGCTGGTCCGGGCGGCGAAACAGGACTGGAACCGCTGA